Proteins found in one Primulina eburnea isolate SZY01 chromosome 16, ASM2296580v1, whole genome shotgun sequence genomic segment:
- the LOC140817375 gene encoding uncharacterized protein, with product MIHMISGGAADGDSGRARKAHERRLENFEISKGEDLPQDPIIGFGPEDLRGVVTPHNDALVVTATIANYDVARIFIDNGSSVNVLFKSTLDQMKLEGFEFEPVSTPLYGFAGHAIPPLGQIVLPLSLGSGPRRVTKMIAFTVVDIPSAYNGIIGRPSLKDFRAVASTYHQKLKFPLGKGVGVLCGDQKAARRCYEGVVREEGKRARVEVHMIKRGRSD from the coding sequence atgattcatatgatctcggggggtGCTGCTGATGGAGACTCTGGGCGAGCTCGGAAGGCACATGAGAGAAGGTTGGAGAACTTTGAGATATCTAAGGGTGAAGACTTACCACAAGATCCCATCATCGGCTTTGGACCGGAAGACCTCCGAGGCGTTGTGACTCCCcataacgatgccttggtggtGACGGCCACCATTGCCAACTATGATGTGGCGAGGatatttattgataatggaagctcCGTAAACGTCTTGTTCAAGAGCACGTTGGATCAAATGAAGCTGGAAGGATTCGAGTTTGAGCCGGTCTCCACCCCGCTGTATGGGTTTGCAGGACACGCCATCCCGCCTTTGGGTCAGATTGTTCTTCCCTTATCCTTGGGGAGTGGTCCTCGGCGGGTAACAAAGATGATAGCTTTCACTGTGGTTGATATCCCGTCAGCATATAATGGAATCATAGGGCGGCCATCCCTAAAGGATTTCAGAGCCGTAGCTTCCACTTATCATCAGAAGCTTAAGTTTCCTTTGGGAAAAGGAGTTGGAGTCTTGTGTGGGGACCAAAAAGCCGCGCGTCGATGTTATGAGGGGGTGGTGAGGGAGGAGGGGAAAAGAGCGCGTGTAGAGGTTCACATGATTAAGAGAGGAAGAAGTGATTGA